From the Teredinibacter turnerae T7901 genome, one window contains:
- a CDS encoding polysaccharide deacetylase family protein codes for MRAWLQQLDIWKKAGLCLAAAVALGWAQASSALVVLQYHHIADATPPSTSTSPALFEQHLDYLAKHNYRVVSLAELHKLLDAAANGKSLPQKTVVITFDDGYKSIYDTAWPLLKKHHWPFAVFVNSEPHDEKNPLFMSWEQLKELHKSGVTIANHTDSHSHLIRRRANESPTAFNERRLKEITFAQGRIKKEIGSAPKFFAYPFGEYDSELLSLLKRGGYLAFGQQSGPVAADGNRQLIPRFPMGGSYGAMEQFGTKVASVPFVKLKTVVRDSKGRQLHEPELPADEGQPILELSSPILGHIGPIQCFASGQGAISVKGKGGRFSAQAEKPLPVGRSRYNCTAHAGGDRFYWFSQLFIRRTASGDWYQE; via the coding sequence ATGCGGGCATGGTTACAGCAGTTGGATATTTGGAAAAAAGCAGGGCTGTGTTTAGCGGCTGCAGTCGCACTTGGTTGGGCGCAGGCCAGTTCTGCGCTGGTGGTTTTGCAATATCACCATATTGCTGACGCTACGCCACCGTCAACCAGCACCTCACCCGCACTGTTTGAGCAGCATCTGGATTACCTGGCCAAGCACAATTATCGTGTGGTTTCGCTGGCAGAGTTGCACAAGCTTTTGGATGCAGCGGCCAATGGTAAAAGTTTGCCACAGAAAACCGTTGTTATCACTTTTGATGACGGCTACAAATCTATATACGACACGGCTTGGCCGCTGCTAAAAAAGCACCATTGGCCGTTTGCAGTGTTTGTTAACAGCGAGCCGCACGACGAGAAAAACCCCTTGTTTATGTCGTGGGAGCAACTCAAAGAGTTACATAAAAGCGGTGTGACTATTGCGAACCACACAGATAGTCACAGCCATCTTATCCGGCGTCGGGCAAATGAATCTCCGACGGCGTTTAACGAGCGCCGGCTGAAGGAAATTACCTTTGCACAGGGGCGAATCAAGAAGGAAATTGGCTCAGCGCCTAAATTCTTCGCCTACCCCTTTGGCGAATACGACAGCGAGTTACTCTCGCTACTTAAGCGCGGGGGATACCTGGCATTCGGTCAGCAATCCGGCCCGGTGGCAGCGGACGGTAACCGCCAGTTGATCCCACGATTTCCAATGGGAGGCAGTTACGGCGCTATGGAACAGTTTGGTACCAAAGTGGCCTCTGTCCCTTTTGTGAAACTGAAAACGGTCGTGCGTGATTCAAAGGGGCGCCAGTTGCATGAGCCTGAGCTACCCGCTGATGAAGGGCAACCGATACTGGAGCTGAGTTCGCCGATTCTCGGCCATATCGGGCCAATTCAGTGCTTCGCCTCTGGTCAGGGCGCGATTTCAGTGAAAGGTAAAGGTGGTCGTTTCAGTGCCCAAGCCGAGAAACCGCTGCCGGTTGGGCGCAGTCGCTACAACTGCACCGCACACGCAGGGGGTGATCGTTTTTACTGGTTTTCGCAACTGTTTATTCGCCGCACAGCTAGTGGCGATTGGTACCAGGAGTAG
- the hemB gene encoding porphobilinogen synthase: MQRQFPATRMRRNRFSDFSRRLVRENSLTPNDLIYPVFIVEGEKQRQPIASMPGQYRLSLDELEREVEELLALGIPAIALFPNIDAAHKSLNGEAAYDEKGLVARAVQRLKAAYPEMGIICDGALDPYTTHGQDGIIDDNGYVLNDITVAALQKQAQVCAAAGADIIAPSDMMDGRVGAIRTALDEQGHINTQILAYSAKYASSYYGPFRDAVGSANSLGGGNKYTYQMDPANSDEALHEVALDISEGADMVMVKPGMPYLDIVQRVKQEFGVPTLVYQVSGEYAMHMFAINAGALSEAVIMESLMCIKRAGADGILTYFAKQAALQLRTP; the protein is encoded by the coding sequence ATGCAACGACAATTCCCTGCGACTCGCATGCGTCGCAACCGTTTCAGCGATTTTTCCCGCCGTCTCGTCCGCGAGAACAGCTTAACGCCCAACGACCTGATATACCCAGTGTTCATAGTGGAGGGTGAGAAACAACGCCAGCCAATCGCGTCCATGCCCGGGCAATATCGGCTAAGCCTGGATGAGCTGGAACGCGAGGTCGAAGAGCTGCTCGCGCTGGGAATTCCCGCAATAGCGCTGTTTCCCAACATCGACGCCGCGCATAAATCACTGAACGGCGAAGCCGCTTACGACGAAAAAGGCCTGGTGGCGCGCGCGGTGCAACGCCTGAAAGCCGCGTACCCGGAAATGGGGATTATCTGCGATGGCGCTCTCGATCCGTACACCACTCATGGCCAGGATGGCATCATCGACGATAACGGCTATGTACTGAACGACATTACCGTCGCCGCCCTTCAAAAGCAGGCGCAAGTTTGCGCGGCGGCGGGTGCAGACATTATTGCCCCCTCGGACATGATGGACGGGCGCGTTGGCGCGATTCGCACTGCCCTGGACGAACAGGGCCACATCAATACCCAAATACTCGCTTACTCGGCCAAATACGCTTCGTCCTATTACGGGCCGTTTCGCGATGCTGTGGGCTCTGCGAACTCGCTGGGTGGCGGCAATAAATATACCTATCAAATGGACCCAGCTAACAGCGACGAGGCTCTGCACGAAGTTGCACTCGACATCAGCGAGGGCGCAGACATGGTGATGGTCAAACCCGGTATGCCGTACCTGGACATCGTGCAACGAGTGAAGCAGGAGTTCGGTGTGCCCACGCTGGTGTACCAGGTGAGCGGCGAGTACGCGATGCACATGTTCGCGATTAATGCTGGCGCCCTCTCTGAGGCCGTGATTATGGAATCGCTGATGTGCATTAAACGCGCTGGTGCCGATGGCATTCTCACCTATTTTGCCAAACAGGCCGCGCTTCAGTTACGAACCCCTTGA
- a CDS encoding alkaline phosphatase — translation MIRKCYLNAMLLALIGSCTASSVLAAKLSDADFLQYTGDARQWYSDGANAIEKKRALMHDRSRGKAKNVILFIGDGMGVSTVTAARIFAGQLQGQSGEEFNLAFDEFPYTGLSRTYNTDMQTPDSAGTMTALITGVKSRAGMLSVSDEISRSACSGQYDHSLASAVELAELAGMATGVVSTARITHATPGATYATSSDRDWENDAEMPAAAKAAGCEDIAAQLAGFTPSLNQLAQQLAGKKSKAPAIDGPEIILGGGARNFFPETPVTMDGKQFVGKRKDGRNLVAEWRQNNPGGAFVSDAESLQQAVENPQGPVLGLFSNSHMAYESQRLHEEAAAQQPSLAQMTDAALEVLSKHKSGYMLVVEAGRIDHAHHASNAYNALQDTVALSDAVALAAERTDPNDTLIIVTADHSHVFVMAGYSARGNPILGKSKPKADGDYARDVNKLPYTTVGYLNGRGFAFDEGERDADSRYAAPVDAGRKNLEKVNTQDPGFHQESLVPLNAETHGGEDVAIFARGPGAELVSGSNEQNVIFHIMNYSAGLAEKAKKALR, via the coding sequence ATGATTCGTAAATGTTATTTGAACGCTATGTTGTTGGCGCTGATTGGTAGCTGCACGGCTTCCAGTGTGCTTGCCGCGAAGTTGTCGGATGCCGATTTTTTACAATACACCGGTGACGCCCGTCAGTGGTACAGCGATGGCGCCAACGCGATTGAGAAAAAGCGGGCGCTGATGCACGACCGCAGCCGCGGCAAAGCTAAAAATGTAATTCTATTTATTGGCGACGGCATGGGTGTGAGTACGGTAACTGCCGCGCGTATTTTTGCAGGGCAATTACAGGGGCAGTCTGGCGAGGAGTTCAACCTTGCCTTCGACGAGTTCCCCTACACCGGCCTGTCGAGAACCTACAACACCGATATGCAAACCCCTGACTCCGCAGGCACCATGACGGCGCTGATCACTGGTGTTAAGAGTCGTGCAGGAATGTTGAGTGTCAGTGACGAAATCAGCCGCAGCGCTTGCAGTGGTCAGTACGATCACTCGTTGGCGTCTGCGGTTGAGCTGGCTGAGCTGGCGGGAATGGCGACCGGTGTGGTGTCCACTGCCCGTATTACCCACGCGACTCCCGGCGCGACCTACGCCACCTCATCCGACCGGGATTGGGAAAATGATGCGGAAATGCCAGCAGCGGCGAAAGCGGCTGGGTGCGAGGATATTGCCGCGCAGTTGGCCGGGTTTACGCCGAGCCTAAATCAGTTGGCGCAGCAGTTGGCGGGTAAAAAGAGTAAAGCGCCCGCAATCGATGGACCGGAAATTATTCTCGGCGGCGGCGCTCGCAACTTTTTCCCGGAAACGCCGGTGACGATGGATGGCAAACAGTTTGTCGGTAAGCGTAAGGATGGCCGTAACCTGGTGGCAGAGTGGCGACAGAATAACCCTGGTGGTGCATTTGTATCCGATGCGGAAAGTCTTCAGCAGGCAGTCGAAAATCCCCAGGGGCCTGTGCTCGGTTTGTTCAGCAACTCCCATATGGCGTATGAAAGTCAACGCCTGCACGAAGAAGCGGCGGCGCAGCAACCTTCGCTAGCGCAGATGACGGATGCCGCGTTAGAGGTGCTGAGCAAGCATAAATCCGGCTATATGTTAGTGGTGGAGGCTGGCCGTATTGACCACGCGCACCATGCGAGTAATGCGTATAACGCACTGCAGGATACTGTCGCGTTATCGGACGCTGTCGCGCTGGCAGCCGAGCGGACGGACCCCAACGACACGCTGATTATTGTTACTGCTGACCATAGCCACGTTTTTGTTATGGCGGGCTACTCAGCGCGCGGTAACCCGATTCTAGGCAAGTCCAAACCCAAAGCCGATGGTGATTATGCCCGCGACGTAAATAAACTGCCGTACACCACTGTGGGCTACCTGAATGGCCGAGGATTCGCGTTTGATGAAGGGGAGCGAGACGCCGACTCCCGTTATGCAGCCCCGGTAGACGCCGGCCGAAAAAACCTGGAAAAAGTGAACACGCAAGACCCGGGATTCCATCAGGAAAGCCTGGTGCCACTCAATGCAGAAACCCACGGGGGTGAAGATGTTGCTATTTTTGCTCGCGGCCCAGGAGCGGAGCTTGTGTCCGGCAGTAACGAACAAAATGTGATTTTCCACATCATGAATTACAGCGCCGGATTGGCTGAAAAAGCGAAAAAAGCGTTGCGTTAA
- a CDS encoding GNAT family N-acyltransferase has product MINVEQAITNKFPTFASKPALIRKPTLSLLKRLIHENEINQFLTDNQSARGIDFIDSVLNYFKFEYTASQRDINQIPSKGRVVIIANHPIGSLDGLAILKLVSEVRKDVRIVANDMLMHFENLRDLLIPLDNMTGGSARRSYKRVIESLENEQAIIVFPAGEVSRAHATGVKDGAWRPGFLHFARKSHSPILPVHIKAKNSLLFYGASALFKPLGTALLAHEMFNKHSRRISFSIGEPIPHAALFTDQIQDRTLVKRLKKHVYSLAHKKNNPFATQKRLAAPESPEDLERELASAQQIGMTRDNNTVYLVRYRPHSAVIREIGRLRELTFRAAGEGTGQKRDLDEFDTYYEHLVLWNANAREIAGSYRIGNGQHILAEHGIKGFYTSTLYRFDSRFAEYFAQGVELGRSFVSPKYWGKACLDYLWQGLGAYLAHNPHLRYLIGPVSMSADYPRDLMDTLVFFYRRYYKFEADIVKANHPYLLSTERMAFLDKEFGDRDADAAFDFMQEIFNERGHKLPVLFKQYTALYEKGGFKSLVFSRDPDFGDCLDGLCMGDITYLKPSKAKRYIGEPKVPLNQ; this is encoded by the coding sequence ATGATCAACGTCGAACAAGCCATCACTAATAAATTTCCCACGTTTGCGAGCAAGCCTGCACTTATTCGCAAACCGACACTGTCGCTCCTGAAACGATTGATTCATGAAAATGAAATCAATCAGTTTCTAACCGATAATCAGTCCGCACGCGGTATCGATTTTATCGACAGCGTGCTCAACTACTTTAAATTTGAGTACACAGCAAGCCAGCGTGATATCAACCAGATACCATCAAAAGGTCGGGTTGTGATTATCGCCAACCACCCTATTGGTTCACTGGATGGACTGGCAATTTTGAAGCTGGTCAGCGAAGTGCGCAAAGACGTGAGAATCGTCGCCAACGACATGCTTATGCATTTTGAAAATCTGCGCGACCTGCTAATACCGCTGGATAACATGACCGGCGGCAGTGCGCGCCGCAGCTATAAACGCGTGATTGAGTCGTTAGAGAACGAGCAGGCGATTATCGTTTTTCCGGCAGGCGAAGTTTCCCGCGCTCACGCGACAGGTGTAAAAGACGGTGCCTGGCGCCCTGGCTTTTTACACTTCGCGCGCAAAAGCCACTCGCCTATATTACCCGTGCACATCAAGGCAAAAAATTCTCTGCTGTTCTACGGGGCGTCGGCGCTGTTTAAACCTTTGGGCACCGCACTGCTCGCTCACGAAATGTTTAATAAGCACTCGCGCCGTATCAGCTTCAGTATTGGCGAGCCAATCCCCCATGCTGCGCTGTTCACTGACCAGATTCAGGACCGCACTCTGGTCAAGCGCCTGAAAAAACACGTGTATAGCCTTGCGCACAAGAAAAATAATCCGTTCGCGACCCAAAAACGTCTCGCCGCACCTGAGTCACCGGAAGATCTGGAACGGGAACTGGCAAGCGCGCAACAAATCGGGATGACCCGCGACAACAACACCGTATACCTGGTCCGCTACCGCCCCCACTCCGCAGTCATTCGCGAAATCGGGCGTTTGCGCGAGCTGACATTTCGCGCGGCGGGAGAAGGTACCGGCCAAAAACGCGATCTGGACGAGTTCGACACTTATTACGAACACCTGGTGTTGTGGAATGCCAATGCTCGGGAAATTGCCGGTTCTTACCGTATCGGTAATGGTCAGCACATACTCGCGGAACACGGCATAAAAGGTTTTTACACCAGTACACTCTACCGCTTTGATTCGCGCTTTGCGGAATATTTTGCTCAGGGCGTGGAACTGGGGCGCAGTTTTGTTTCCCCCAAATATTGGGGTAAAGCCTGTCTGGATTATCTCTGGCAGGGACTCGGCGCCTACCTCGCACACAATCCTCATTTGCGCTACCTGATTGGCCCCGTAAGCATGAGTGCGGACTATCCGCGTGACCTGATGGATACCCTGGTATTTTTCTACCGCCGGTATTACAAATTTGAAGCGGACATTGTAAAAGCCAATCATCCGTACCTGCTTTCCACAGAACGCATGGCATTTTTGGATAAAGAGTTCGGCGACCGCGACGCGGATGCAGCCTTCGACTTTATGCAGGAAATTTTTAACGAGCGCGGCCACAAGTTACCGGTGCTATTCAAGCAATATACGGCGCTCTATGAAAAAGGTGGCTTCAAGTCACTGGTATTCAGTCGCGACCCGGACTTCGGCGACTGTCTCGACGGCTTGTGCATGGGCGACATTACTTACCTTAAACCCAGCAAAGCGAAGCGCTACATAGGCGAACCTAAAGTGCCGCTAAACCAGTAA
- the serB gene encoding phosphoserine phosphatase SerB, translating to MRELILINISGEDRPGVTSSVTAILARNNANILDIGQAVIHDHLSLGMLVELPSEEASALAVKDILYRMHDSGMQVRFQPISEQSYSDWVGQQGKQRHIVTLLARHITASHISALAEILAEHGLNIDNISRLTGRVPLDAENKGQACVEFSARGRVADITVLRAALADIASDMDVDIAFQEDNMFRRTRRMVCFDMDSTLIEAEVIDELAKAAGVGDQVAAITEAAMRGELDFNESFRARMALLKGLDESVLDGIAQRLPLTEGAARLVSTLNKLGYKTAILSGGFNYFGRYIQQKLGIDYVFANELEIVDGKVTGNVTGQIVNGQRKAELLRSLAEQEGISLEQVVAVGDGANDLPMLSIAGLGIAFRAKPLVRAEAKQAISTLGLDAILYLMGFRDREME from the coding sequence GTGCGCGAACTCATTCTTATCAATATCTCTGGTGAAGATCGACCGGGGGTTACTTCATCTGTAACAGCCATCCTCGCTCGCAACAACGCGAACATACTCGATATTGGCCAGGCGGTGATCCACGATCATCTGTCGCTCGGCATGTTGGTCGAGTTACCGTCGGAGGAAGCCTCGGCTCTGGCGGTGAAAGATATTTTGTACCGAATGCACGACTCGGGTATGCAAGTGCGCTTTCAGCCTATCAGTGAACAGAGTTACAGTGATTGGGTGGGGCAGCAAGGTAAACAGCGCCATATTGTGACATTGCTCGCACGCCACATTACAGCTAGCCACATTTCTGCGCTCGCGGAAATTCTTGCTGAGCACGGCCTAAATATTGACAATATTTCCCGTCTTACCGGGCGAGTGCCGCTGGATGCCGAAAACAAAGGGCAGGCGTGTGTTGAGTTTTCAGCCCGTGGCCGGGTCGCGGATATTACTGTTCTGCGCGCGGCGCTCGCTGATATCGCATCGGACATGGATGTGGATATTGCGTTCCAGGAGGACAACATGTTCCGGCGCACCCGGCGCATGGTGTGTTTTGATATGGACTCCACCTTGATTGAAGCCGAGGTTATCGATGAGTTGGCGAAAGCCGCTGGCGTGGGTGATCAAGTGGCTGCAATTACTGAGGCTGCGATGCGTGGCGAGCTGGATTTCAACGAGAGCTTCCGTGCCCGCATGGCGCTGTTAAAAGGGTTGGATGAATCTGTACTGGACGGCATCGCGCAGCGATTGCCACTGACAGAAGGTGCTGCGCGGCTGGTGTCCACCCTGAACAAACTGGGTTACAAGACCGCAATCCTTTCCGGCGGGTTTAATTATTTTGGTCGCTATATTCAGCAGAAACTGGGTATCGACTATGTGTTTGCCAATGAGCTGGAAATTGTCGATGGCAAGGTGACCGGTAATGTTACCGGTCAGATTGTTAATGGTCAGCGCAAAGCCGAGTTGTTGCGCTCCCTTGCTGAGCAGGAAGGCATTAGTCTGGAACAGGTTGTTGCCGTGGGTGATGGCGCGAATGATCTGCCAATGTTGAGTATTGCCGGGTTGGGAATTGCTTTTCGCGCAAAACCCTTGGTGCGGGCAGAAGCCAAACAAGCGATTTCTACGCTGGGCCTTGATGCCATTCTCTATCTTATGGGGTTCAGGGATCGGGAAATGGAGTGA
- a CDS encoding GGDEF/EAL domain-containing response regulator gives MSQTKTIRLLILNDSRAEAERLISMLHNAGRPVRAQHVENDEALNKLLQEKVWDLMVGLDTTTNLKPLDAIRIIRRLNKDVPLILQTNDETIRGTVDGLKLGAVDVVKVDEDQHLLFVIQREFNNREDRDRRRVAERRYNEIERRNQQLLDSSRDAIAFVQDGMFLYTNDSFVELLDYDSRDDLECMPVIDITKDRDQDKVKRFLKDFMLKGSDIESTKLEFSVITKDGAERPLAIEVRKSTFEEELCTQFLIRTSTADSQELEAQIQQIKSQDLATGLYNRGYLLDTLHLVVENAASGANNSALIHIGVDKFHEIVDGKLGIASADLVIGSIADFAKSQVKADDVLCRYNDNSFMLVIPNIDPETALARAKTLCQKLTSHIVDIDGTTLQFAYAIGISVVNETTADAETPIGQAVKAYELARAESSNNAEDKVRLYEPETREETKRDVSHSVQKALDEGRFKLLFQPILSLRGSDREHYEVLLRMIGEDGSEISPQEFLSAAAKIGATTKIDRWVILESIKLLSEHRKNSTNTHLIINLSRESVLDATLPPWIKVAFKAANLPPDALVFQLNEIDVNDHLNVAATFSEQVTKLGSSCSITRFGCALNPFNALQHVKASHIKIDGSFTQELQENTPEAVQALNELVSELHKLDKITIVPFVENASVLSKLWQSGVHYIQGYYLQGPAEEMNYDFDTES, from the coding sequence ATGTCGCAAACCAAAACCATCAGGTTGCTTATTCTCAACGACTCTCGCGCTGAAGCGGAGCGCCTTATCAGCATGCTCCACAATGCCGGACGGCCGGTGCGTGCGCAACACGTAGAGAATGACGAAGCACTGAACAAATTGCTTCAGGAAAAGGTGTGGGACCTTATGGTCGGCCTCGACACCACGACCAATCTCAAACCTTTAGATGCTATTCGAATCATCCGCCGGTTGAACAAGGATGTACCGCTCATTCTCCAAACCAACGACGAAACCATTCGCGGTACTGTCGATGGCCTTAAACTCGGTGCGGTCGACGTAGTCAAAGTCGACGAAGACCAGCACCTGTTATTCGTTATTCAGCGGGAATTCAACAACCGCGAAGACCGCGATCGCCGCCGGGTCGCCGAGCGCCGTTACAACGAAATCGAGCGCCGCAACCAGCAGTTACTGGACAGTTCCCGCGATGCAATTGCCTTCGTGCAAGACGGCATGTTTCTGTATACCAACGACTCGTTCGTGGAGCTGTTAGATTACGACAGCCGCGACGATCTCGAATGTATGCCGGTGATTGATATCACCAAAGACCGCGACCAGGATAAAGTTAAGCGCTTTCTTAAAGATTTTATGCTCAAGGGCAGTGACATCGAATCCACCAAGCTGGAGTTTTCGGTGATCACCAAAGACGGCGCGGAACGACCTCTCGCCATTGAGGTGCGCAAATCCACGTTTGAAGAAGAGCTTTGCACCCAGTTCCTCATTCGCACCAGCACGGCGGACAGCCAGGAACTGGAAGCACAAATTCAGCAAATCAAAAGTCAGGATCTCGCCACCGGTTTATACAACCGGGGTTACCTGCTGGACACCTTACACCTGGTGGTGGAAAACGCGGCCAGCGGCGCCAACAACAGTGCGTTAATTCATATTGGCGTGGACAAGTTTCACGAAATCGTGGATGGCAAGCTGGGTATCGCCTCAGCAGATCTGGTGATTGGATCGATTGCCGATTTTGCGAAGTCTCAGGTGAAGGCCGACGACGTTCTGTGCCGCTACAACGATAATTCGTTCATGCTGGTTATTCCCAATATCGACCCCGAAACCGCGTTGGCGCGCGCGAAAACACTCTGTCAGAAGCTCACGTCCCACATTGTCGATATCGACGGCACCACTTTGCAGTTCGCCTACGCTATCGGCATCTCGGTCGTCAACGAGACAACCGCCGACGCAGAAACGCCCATAGGCCAGGCGGTAAAAGCCTACGAACTAGCGCGTGCAGAGAGCTCGAACAACGCCGAGGACAAAGTGCGCCTGTACGAACCGGAGACTCGCGAGGAAACCAAGCGCGACGTTTCCCACTCGGTACAAAAAGCGCTGGACGAGGGGCGCTTTAAACTGCTGTTCCAGCCAATTTTGAGCCTGCGCGGTTCAGACCGGGAACACTACGAAGTGCTACTGCGAATGATTGGTGAAGACGGCAGCGAAATTTCGCCGCAAGAATTTTTGTCCGCTGCAGCTAAAATTGGTGCGACCACCAAGATAGACCGCTGGGTGATTCTGGAATCCATTAAGCTGCTATCGGAGCATCGGAAAAACAGCACCAACACCCACCTGATCATCAATCTCAGCCGTGAATCCGTACTCGATGCCACACTACCGCCCTGGATTAAGGTCGCCTTCAAAGCAGCCAACCTTCCGCCAGACGCCTTGGTATTTCAGCTCAACGAAATTGACGTGAACGACCATCTCAATGTTGCCGCTACCTTCTCGGAGCAGGTGACCAAGCTCGGATCCAGCTGCAGTATCACCCGCTTTGGTTGCGCGTTAAACCCGTTCAACGCGCTCCAACACGTGAAGGCTTCACATATCAAAATCGATGGTTCTTTCACCCAGGAGTTGCAGGAAAATACGCCGGAAGCGGTTCAGGCACTGAACGAGTTGGTTAGCGAGCTGCATAAACTCGATAAAATCACCATTGTTCCGTTTGTCGAGAACGCCAGCGTGCTCTCGAAGCTGTGGCAATCGGGTGTGCATTACATCCAGGGTTACTACCTGCAGGGACCAGCCGAAGAAATGAACTACGATTTCGATACTGAGAGCTAA
- a CDS encoding PilZ domain-containing protein produces MNQPSLPEYINDLQLPTTDLTKLSFCATRPAKVEEWANEFRATQTTETSILLYHSLPEAARLKCSYDTRLEILEALRPAAQNAVQGLTRSFLQQPINLPESAQKTAIIAQAIQKSMIDGYGRCVSDICAQKRFKPVVMEALAKALHRAITGIGLIFFRNYQLYTQLPTGFWHQLHVYFQIAEYFDLLATPVKDPLLLSRPATNIQTAYMRVLLMATARMNQLSRNDIAHIYNALESWSQYARLHPSVLQDKDNFYLINLSRDQGPIYKSRFNGSEMDRVLELDFRVLVNQLSKYAPSSDEDPDVPIGGSAAISVPSGFPPPLLDHLMQSWSSIAQRKQERRAVQSLAEVSVGMVDTHYLLCGEQPFDEFAAEDVFDEGFEHSVIDMLNTGIGSGDDSVTKRKASIVYQVHIQNVSAGGCCLLWKGEIPTKLRAGEIMSIKESGRHSWSLGVVRWVRQYRGQSQLGIQTLANHPRPYGIAQGFDMGGYSDYMRAFYLPASKNGRQPESLLTASAPFKELDKVKLFDGDSSVSAKLNKLVFATGAVQQFIFNTLDAPQTQPKRVAGSRTQEQFDDEWD; encoded by the coding sequence ATGAACCAGCCGAGTTTACCTGAATACATTAACGACCTGCAGTTGCCAACAACGGACCTCACCAAGTTGAGCTTCTGCGCGACTCGTCCGGCGAAAGTGGAAGAGTGGGCAAACGAATTTCGCGCCACTCAAACCACAGAAACCAGTATTCTGCTCTACCACAGCCTGCCCGAAGCTGCCCGTTTAAAATGCAGCTATGACACGCGTCTCGAGATCCTCGAAGCGTTGCGTCCAGCCGCGCAAAACGCGGTTCAGGGTCTAACCCGCAGCTTTCTGCAACAGCCGATAAACCTTCCGGAGAGCGCACAAAAAACCGCAATCATTGCCCAGGCAATTCAAAAATCGATGATTGACGGCTACGGCCGGTGCGTTTCGGATATTTGCGCCCAAAAGCGCTTCAAGCCCGTGGTTATGGAAGCGCTCGCCAAAGCGTTGCATCGCGCAATTACCGGCATCGGGTTGATCTTTTTCCGCAATTATCAACTCTATACCCAATTGCCCACGGGCTTTTGGCACCAGCTACACGTCTATTTCCAAATTGCAGAATACTTTGACCTGCTCGCCACTCCGGTAAAAGACCCGCTGCTGCTGAGCCGACCAGCGACCAATATCCAAACCGCGTATATGCGTGTGCTGTTGATGGCGACCGCCCGCATGAATCAATTGAGCCGCAACGATATCGCTCATATTTACAATGCACTCGAGAGCTGGTCACAATATGCGCGCCTGCATCCATCCGTGCTGCAGGACAAAGACAACTTTTATCTAATCAATTTAAGCCGCGATCAGGGGCCAATCTATAAGTCGCGCTTCAACGGCAGCGAGATGGACCGCGTATTGGAGTTGGACTTTAGAGTACTCGTTAACCAGCTAAGTAAATACGCCCCCTCGTCCGACGAAGATCCGGATGTTCCCATTGGTGGCTCAGCCGCTATATCGGTTCCATCAGGGTTCCCACCGCCCTTGCTTGATCATCTCATGCAAAGCTGGAGCAGTATTGCCCAGCGCAAACAAGAACGTCGCGCGGTGCAGTCCCTGGCAGAGGTCAGTGTAGGAATGGTCGATACCCACTACCTGCTGTGCGGTGAACAACCCTTCGATGAGTTTGCGGCAGAAGATGTGTTTGACGAGGGCTTTGAACACTCAGTTATCGATATGCTCAACACAGGTATCGGCTCCGGTGACGATAGCGTAACCAAGCGCAAAGCTTCAATTGTTTATCAGGTTCATATCCAAAACGTGAGCGCCGGGGGTTGCTGCCTGCTGTGGAAGGGTGAGATCCCCACAAAACTCCGTGCCGGGGAGATCATGTCTATTAAAGAAAGCGGTCGTCACAGCTGGAGCCTCGGTGTGGTGCGCTGGGTACGCCAATATCGCGGCCAGTCTCAGTTGGGCATTCAAACCCTGGCGAACCATCCCAGACCCTACGGGATCGCACAAGGGTTCGATATGGGCGGCTACTCGGACTATATGCGAGCCTTTTACCTGCCTGCGAGCAAAAACGGTCGTCAGCCCGAATCGCTGCTAACCGCCAGCGCACCTTTCAAAGAATTGGATAAAGTTAAGCTGTTTGATGGCGACAGTTCGGTCTCCGCAAAACTTAACAAACTGGTATTTGCGACCGGCGCTGTTCAACAATTTATATTTAACACGTTGGATGCACCACAAACCCAACCGAAACGCGTTGCAGGCAGCCGCACACAAGAACAATTCGACGACGAATGGGATTAA